From Aegilops tauschii subsp. strangulata cultivar AL8/78 chromosome 5, Aet v6.0, whole genome shotgun sequence:
aatttTGGCGATTTACTATCTCgcacgattcatctccgtcggCTCTGCGAACcatgtgtgttcactcacacatgcaaaggAAAAATAAAACCCTCACCCACTTCGTCCCCACCCACTCGCCGCAGACTCCTCTGCAACTCTGCACCTCATCAACTTCTATCGTGGCAgccaccctaagctcgacggctgttgtCGGCGGGCATAGGTCGCGCTCCAAATGGCACGTGATTTCTCCCCTaccgctttccgccgcctatctaCACCGACactctagactctggtcgactggggttttctgtgggattgggccggggatttttctcatggagaaggtaatcaacttagcgaaatattcactcatctcttatcgcagtccgtccgtcactgttaatcaaccggcggaaatcgccgtggaatcatttttgttctagctgattcgtgggtgttcattcatgtgtccacaaCGCGAGCACAAATAGGGCAAGTGTGGTCGTAGCCAGTcagaaacgaagttctatctcaccattcctgattacttcagggagcgctcggtatgttcaatctcaacctatcacggtcggcatggcctatatttgtgaacatataccgtctgttgctacattatctatatatttgctgttggggatcgttgcagaattttaaaattttctacgcatcaccaagatccatctatggagtttactagcaacgaggggaaaggagtgcatctacatacccttgtagatcgcgagcggaagcgttcaagtgaacggggttgatggagtcgtactcgtcgtgatccaaatcaccgatgaccgagcgccgaacggacggcacctccgcgttcaacacacgtacggagcagcgacgtctccttcttcttgatccagcaagggggaaggagaggttgatggagatccagcagcacgacggcgtggtggtggaagtagcggggatcccggcagggcttcgccaagcgcaagcgggagagagaggtgtcacgggagggagagggaggcgccaggggctagggtactgctgccctccctcccccctttatataggccccctggggggcgccggcccctgggatcccatctacggggggggggggggggcggcggtggcggccaaggggggggggacttcccccccaagtcaggtggggcgcccccacccccagggtttccaaccctaggcgcagggggaggcccatggggggcgcaccagcccaccaggggctggttcccctcccacttcagcccatggggccctctgggataggtggccccacccggtggacccccgggacccttctggtggtcccggtacaataccgataacccccgaaactttcccggtggccgaaactggacctcccatatacaattcttcacctccggaccattccggaactcctcgtgacgtccgggatctcatccgggactccgaacaactttcgggtttccgcatactaatatctctacaaccctagcgtcaccgaaccttaagtgtgtagaccctacgggtttgggagacatTGAGACATGatcgagatgcctctccggttaataaccaacagtgggatctggatacccatgttggctcccacatgttccacgatgatctcatcggatgaaccacgatgtcgaggattcaatcaatcccgtatacaattccctttgtcaatcggtacgttacttgcccgagattcgatcgtcggtatcccaataccttgttcaatctcgttaccggcaagtcactttactcgtaccgtaatgcatgatcccgtggctaactccttagtcacattgagctcattatgatgatgcattaccgagtgggcccagagatacctctccgtcatacggagtgacaaatcccagtctcgatccgtgccaactgaacagacactttcggagatacccgtagtgcacctttatagtcacccagttacgttgtgacgtttggtacacccaaagcactcctacggcatccgggagttgcacgatctcatggtctaaggaaatgatacttgacattggaaaagctctagcaaacgaactacacgatcttttgtgctatgcttaggattgggtcttgtccatcacatcattctcctaatgatgtgatcccgttatcaatgacatccaatgtccatagtcaggaaaccatgactatctgttgatcaacgagctagtcaactagaggctcactagggacatgttgtggtctatgtgttcacacatgtattacgatttccggataacacaattatagcatgaacaatagacaattatcatgaacaaggaaatataataacaaccattttattattgcctctagggcatatttccaacatttgcatcaaatctttgttacattatctatttttaattctatatttttgtactttgctttcatctatatattgatctgttctatcagttactcccatatttgcatcttgctctgttatttcaatatatctattttacgatcttaattttcatttcaagcagtacaatccttgctttgcaagaacaggagtagaaggaaatcttgggctttactaggatgtcatattgacaacgcagcatggatttacaatgacggttagcgtaaaacttgataaagatggtcactcctattttaatgcagacctttggagaaaaatgtctatgtgttatgaactgaaagctggcaataaaattctagtgcgtgcaccacagcctggtctaattaatatgaatgtttacttccccaacgtcatcagccgatcaaagtctgatcgaggttagtgtcctttcaaatttctccatgctatcatattacttagcaaaatcggtgtatttgttctgactaattgatcactatttaagcaaccaattgtgatttcATATTCTGACTctgttcctaggcagtaacaaattttatttaccaatttatgcgcactatatattcttttgccatgttctgaataaataatacctttccaccttttaagcaggatatgttggatgcatagtgaacgatctgtatgttactaagtgtaccaaatttcactggaaggacttgaagcatgtcataaactttgttgataatctaacagagatagcacagcgtatcaacgctggattttggatgagattaattacacctatggtgcacacattgaacaagaccaattgtgtgaacAAAACGCTGATAAAAAGTCTTATTtaaatgttgatgctcataaactatatatatcttcaacgatatgttacaattggtttttattctacatgtcaacagaaattgcccacTGTAGCAGTTCCTAaatcgatttcccggcgtggtcgaattacacttgtgcctgctaataacgccaaagtgattgcaaagTACTGCATTTCCtgcagaaatggaaccattcaaattaacaagttctcgcttgttgtggcaatgcatccatattggaaaattggagacactgttctactcatgctctaccaaggcacaggagggctcttccttttcagtGACGAGATGCCGCTTCGCCGTGATCAAGTTGCTTCCagcggatagttgtggttgttggccctcagcctcttaaaatgtgctagctgttactatgttaagtatgtagatatggaccatatggttgttggcccttagcctcttaaaatgtgatagttgttactatgttaagtatgtagatatggagcatatggttgtcaaaaccgtgttacgaagatcctccttttgtcgaatagtgtaaccactatatatatgttactcaaatgttgttacccaagttcttaaattttcatgaaaaatattagtatcgtacacaatTCATTGattttaagcgtgtgcccgatgtccagaaggcatttgcgtattaactgtccatattgcaaattcacacacatgttaacataaggaaacgtatgtgtaacttactaatcatcgcacatgagtactcgcagacgcatcgtgtgcgatactcctagccaccgcaagcaactagtttgcatttttcaaagttttttgtacacacagcatcgcacacgaactaactgtattaaccgtctgtgttgtaatttctcatcacaaacagttcatccgagtcgaatgtttgccacgtatcacacacatcttgtttacacgactcgtttgtgttcttttggctcatcgcaaacagttcatccatgtgaactgtatgccgcatatcacacacatcttgttaagttgaatcgtttctgttgtgttccctaatcgaaaacagttcgtccgagtgaaccgtatgccgtatatcgcacacacattgatatggctgcccgtttatgttgttctacctcatcgcaaatagttcgaatggattaaccgtgtgccctgcatcgcacacacattgatatggctgcccgtttctattgttctgcctcatcgcaaacagtttgaatggattaaccatatgccatatatcgcacacgcaactaaaatctgaaccgtgtttgatggctccgccatcgtaAACGTTTTGcacttttttgacggtttttacaccaccgtttgcgattaatgcatcacacacagtttcagCAAAGGGTCtttgatcatagtgtcgcgttagcaatatcctgcagtagtgtggggacacaagagactctttgttatttggttgcaggggtgttttagagagaccatcttcatcctacgcctcccacggattgataaaccttaggtcatccacttgagggaaatttgctattgtcctacaaaactctgtgcttggaggcccaacacgagtctacaagaagaaggttgcgtagtagacatcattccCAAACCAACaaaagcgtccaccaaaatatttttccgccactgcaagcctctgttcccgtgagatcccatcttggggccttttccggcaccctgtcggagggggattcaatcacggagggcatctacatcaaccttgccgccctttcgatgaagcgtgggtagtttaccacagacctacgggtccctagctagtagctagatgacttcttctctctctttgatcttcaatacaatgttctcctcgatgttcttggagttctatccgatgtaatattctttttgcggtgtgtttgtcgagatccgatgaatagtggatttatgatcagattatctatgaatattatttgagtcttctctgaactcttttatgcatgattaaatatctttgtatttctcttcgaattatcggtttggtttggccaactagattggcttttcttgcaatgggagatgtgcttagttttgggttcaatcttgcggtgtcctcacccagtgacaaagtaggggtagcgaggcacgtattgtattgttgccatcaaggataaatagatgtggttttcatcatattgcttgagtttatccctctacatcatgtcatcttacttaaggtgttactccattcttatgaacttaatactctagatgcatgctggatagcggtcgatgtgtgaagtaatagtagtagatgcaggcaggagtcggtctacttgacacggacgtgatgcctatattcataatcattgccttggatatcgtcatgactttgcgcttttctatcaattgctcgacagtaatttgtttacccaccatatgttttctttcaagagagaagcctctagtgaaacctatgcccccccgGATCTATTTACTATCatatattttcatatctataaaccaaaaaacccaaaaataccttgctgcaatttatttatatttactttagtctgctcttttatttatcttttatacctatccctattagatctcactcttgttcgtgaccgtgaagggattgacaacccctttttcgtgttgtgtgcaagtgtttgttagtttatgcaggtgcatagattggagacttgcttgtgcctcctactggattgatacattggttcttaactgatggaaatacttatctctactttgctgcatcacccttttctcttcaagggaaaaatcaacgcaagctcaagaagtagcaaccTCTATCTCCTCTCGTCCCATGCCCCCTAATTTGCGATGACAGCCGCCTCAGGTTGTATTCTCTGACTCGGGCTTCCATGTGTGTTGGTGCCAATCAAAGTGGATGGCAGCCATCCATCACCCATTATCCAAATCTTCATAATTATGGGCCCCTTCCCCGCACTTGAGATGACCATGGCCCATGATGACACACACATCGATGAACTTAGGAATGTTTTCATGGAGTACTTAAGAATCTTCTTAGTTCCCTCCTCCCGATTCAGAACAGTAAACCTCGTCAACGAGTCACAAACATTAAGGATCACTCTGAAACTAACAAAGTCCCTACCCGACGGCCTCATCTCAACAGAGACATAAATGTTGATTCGTGTAACCAATTTCTTGATCAAGTGTCCTTGCAGAAGAGTGGAGGTATGTCAGGAATATGTGCCCACACTTGCAACTTCTGAAACATGTTTTCTATCGGCTTTATCAAGCCATTGTATTGATCTATCATAAGTTCATACTTGCCAAAAATCTAGGGCCCTCCTCCATAACTCGCCTCCAATCCCCGAGGCAGTCCAACTTTTTTTCAAGGGCCGAGGTAGTCCAACTTAATAAGGAAGAGGTTATCCCCATCGGCTGCTGAAATAACACCCTCGCCAAGTTCCATGTGTAGCGCATGGTATTGGGGAACGTGGTTGCGCTAAAAGTCTTGCTTATGTTCAGCTTATCCACTGCGATCCACCTCAAATCCTAGTCTCCTATTAGTTAATCCATGTCTGCCTTTAGGAGGAATACATTGTCAAGTTCTTTTTCCATGAGCTTCAACTTTCTCAACATATCCTAAGGATCTAATTACGAAAGCTTCACCTTGACCCTTTTACAGGAATTGACAACCTCTGTACTTTCGCTGCCAATCGGTCCCCTAAAGCCCCTCAAGAAGGAAGCAGGGAGGGGTTGGGGTGGAGTCGGATGTGTGGAAAATACTCCCAACGGAAAAACTaggtactccctgtgtcccataatatagtGTGCATTAGTTTTTGCAAAAGTCAATCTTCACATACCTTAATCATGTTTATTGAGAAAATTATCTATGTCTAAAATACAAGTATACCATATGAAGATATATTTCATGACGAGTCTAATGTTATTGATTTGGTACCCTAGATCTACAATACCAGGTATACCATATGAAGATATTTTTTTGACATGATATGAAGATATATTTCATGACGAGTCTAATGTTATAGATTTGGTATCCTAGATGTTTTCAAGTTTTGACTTAAAAAAAATCTAATATGCActatattttgggacagaggaaGTATCATTTCTGATTATTATTTTTGTGTGGGAGGATTTTTTTTAGCCAACATTTTTGTGTGGGAGGATGACGATGAAACTCGGAGTACCAGGCTTCCCGTTTCGCGAACTGGCTAAAGCCCAAATAACAGTCCATGTTGGTGCCGGGCCGTGTGGACTGACCATGTCGGCCCCGTATATATGGACCAAAAAGCCTTCAACCAGCGAGCGCCCAGGCACATACGCTAAAAAAAACACATACGCCGTAATGGCCCTTAGGtgcgcggccggcggcggcggcggcgcctacCTGACGCCGCGGAGAAGCAGATGCTGCGGCGTCGGCTCTGCGCGACCCTCAGCCACCACCAGGGGGACACGAGGGCTCAGCCTCCTCCTGAGGATCCCGTCCTCGCAATACTCCAAAGCTCCATGGGCGTTGGTAAGCGTCTTACTGATCCAAGGTGCCGCGCAGCTGTTATTTGTTCTTTCTAGATCTAAATCCATACCCAAATACTAAACTGACTCCTCTGCAGCGGTGCTCGCCTGATTCCCCCCCTCTGGAGGGTGACCAGCATTCAGATCGAACTGGGGCGTCGGGGGCGCTGAAGGCCATGGTGTGCGACATGTTCAGGCCCCTGGTGCGGAACATCTCGGACATCCGATCCCTTCGCACTGTCTTTGACCTCGAGGATTACCAAGTCGGCATGCTGTTTGGTATGTTTTATATGGTAGTAGCACCTAACAACGATCCCCCATATGTGTCTGGAGAAAAGCAATGGAAAGAACCATATGGATCCACTGATTGACACTGCATTTTACTGATTCTACTGCTGCTTGTACTTCTGTAGGTGCTTTTCTTGGCTGCGTCGGGTGCTACCAGCTGTGGAAGGCTGCTCCTTCCATCTTTGTCGATGCTGCCCTTGCCTATGCATTCTATAAACTGAGCGTTGTGTCCTCGGAGGTGCGCCGGCAGGGCAAATGCAATGATTTGCTGACTCGCTTGAAATTTGGTAAGTGCACTGCTTTGACATTGTCTTTAGAATGTAGGGATAAAGGTTGATTTAATTCTCATGGTAAGTGTGCTCGGGTAGCTAGCTAGAGCATTCTATAGTACCCACATGCCTGCTCATCCGTGTCTGACGATTAGCTTCCGTAGGGTTGGTGGTCACCTTCTTTAATAATGTAACCAAGGGCTGGTCCTGATTGGTGAGTTTTACATCTCGTGGTAACATCAATGAAAAAATATAAGCATAGATCGCCTATCCCGTAGTCAGATTATCTGTACAACTTTGACATTATCTTTAGAAAGTCTCCTATCTAAAAAAGGAGTAACGTTCCCTGTTCCACCTTTTCTTTCGTCAAGCCCCTCCCACGGTGGCAGCGATCAATCTGAGCTGATTTGTCTATCGGACCAATATCACCAGGCCCAGACCCCGGCCAGCCTACGGATCGATCAGATAATCCAGCCTAGCGATCGATCCCAAGTCCAGCCAGCCTCATGGTTCGAAAAAACAAAAGCACAGCCAGCCAAGGATCGGACCAGTCAGCCTAGGATCGAGCCCGAACAAGCCAAGCCATCGTCCCTGACAAGCCTAGCCATCGATCCTGACTTCCGGTGcactttttttgttggaaacgaGCTTTCTGATCAAACAAAAAGGACGTACATGTTGAAAAGAATTACGGTATGTGATGTCGTTGGGGCCGTGCAATCACCGTCTTGGTTTAGTACTAGGCTAGGATATGTATTATATTCCTGGAAAAAAAGGTTGTGTGCTATATATATCTGCGTGTAGACTTGTGTATGTGCAAGCAGAATCGATCAAGTGTAGCCTCTGTATTTGTGCATCTCACCGAAAAGCAATCCGCAAGCCATTGTACCTGAGCCAGCGACCCAGCGTGTGTATCGTCTTCCTCAACGGAAAGTTCTTGTCATCGGAGTGACTTGCGATGTGTGATTGGAGTCTGCGCCAACACATGCAACTGGGTGTGCTGAATTTTACTTTAGAGTGGGACGCCTGTTTTCTCCCGAACCCAATATGATTGCAATTTCTGAAAAATTGCATCCCGATAGAAAGCAGCAATTGCCGATGTCATGTGGTTATAAACATGATTTATTTGGTACCTTCCGTCTATGGGTAGTGTCGCCATCAACACTGCATATTAGGCACCCGCGCAACCAAGAGATGCGTCGGaggggtagcagtcatgttgggAGCCATTCGGCCGCTGCCGAGATGAAAATACCACCGCGCATCAGGCAGCTGTGCCGCATGGTCCAGGCAAAGGGTCATGGAAAACGTGTGGCCCATGTCACTGGAGGAAAATAGTCGGGATAGAGGCTATAGTCATCGTCCAAGGTGCACATGGAGGAGTCTCTCGCGAAGATGTTGGATGCCAAGAAGATATAGCTAGGTACTGCGTAGTTATATCATACACAAGTACTCATTGATATTATAAAAGCTAGGCGATGACAGTACCCTAAGGAGTCATGTGGGGACATGTTCGGACACACTGTGATATGTGGACACCACGATCATTGTTGGCGAGAGAGGGGAGGAGGATAAGTTGTGACACAGGTAGGGCACCATGTTGAAATAGAGGGCCTGGACTTGTAGGGTTCTGTAGGGGATCTTGAGCCATGCttattggactaggagagagtgTAAAACTTTGTCTTGATTAAACCTTTGACCAACTTCAAATTTCGTTCAGGTATTGTGGTTATTATGGCTACTAAGGACTTCAGGAAGAACTATGAACTCTTGGATATTGTCAAGTTAGTATGCTCCTTTTCTCTTATTAGTTGTTCGATATTACCTGTAACTGTGAATTATCTATGGCAATTTTGAACTTGACACTACAACCAAAATAAAATGAATGTTTTATTACCATTTCAGTATTTAGGTATGTAAACTTTCCAACATTAGGAACTTGATGCTATGCTTAGCTCTCTCACCTAGCACAATGGATCTAGATGTG
This genomic window contains:
- the LOC109764983 gene encoding uncharacterized protein; its protein translation is MALRCAAGGGGGAYLTPRRSRCCGVGSARPSATTRGTRGLSLLLRIPSSQYSKAPWALRCSPDSPPLEGDQHSDRTGASGALKAMVCDMFRPLVRNISDIRSLRTVFDLEDYQVGMLFGAFLGCVGCYQLWKAAPSIFVDAALAYAFYKLSVVSSEVRRQGKCNDLLTRLKFGIVVIMATKDFRKNYELLDIVKMPVFFLYLSTFIFDVARMKKYAKHYLILTVNLLRMKGGAQELFRIMFYPSYTSPYDDCFRRK